One genomic region from Podarcis raffonei isolate rPodRaf1 chromosome Z, rPodRaf1.pri, whole genome shotgun sequence encodes:
- the LOC128406152 gene encoding syntaxin-1A-like, translated as MKDRLEELRNRVNEDGDSLDLDDTLSFDNPIFQEEEGNPMNKVFQEITSLSLALNKLEELSENIDKKQQQVLCCTTEESICREKKELSAIKDSFTQEAKTLQPRLNSIQEALTRDSKQWLAISRIRHIQLSALVGRYRDIIAHHYAKETQYVEKLKEQIRRQTELAGLDLQEEDIKQMVESPVVPRIVGQDLEVLKAKQHLALAQVRHQQLLDLEAQIGELHALFLHLEILVAEQQETINSIEYNVLHTLDYISQSNEEVKKALKYERQSRLSAALSAVLGLCACCTCLSCMATPSVMS; from the coding sequence ATGAAGGACAGGTTAGAGGAGCTCAGGAACAGAGTGAACGAAGACGGGGACTCTCTGGATCTAGATGACACTCTCTCCTTTGACAACCCTATTTTCCAAGAGGAAGAGGGCAATCCCATGAATAAGGTTTTCCAGGAGATAACCAGTCTCTCCTTGGCACTGAATAAGCTGGAAGAGTTATCTGAGAACATtgacaagaagcagcagcaggtgctTTGCTGCACTACTGAGGAAAGCATttgcagagagaaaaaagagcTGAGTGCAATCAAAGACTCTTTCACCCAGGAGGCCAAAACCCTGCAGCCGAGGCTCAACAGCATCCAAGAGGCTCTCACCAGGGACAGCAAGCAGTGGCTGGCCATTAGCCGCATACGCCACATCCAGCTCTCAGCACTTGTTGGCCGCTACCGTGACATCATTGCCCACCACTACGCCAAGGAGACACAATATGTGGAGAAGCTGAAGGAACAGATCAGGAGGCAAACGGAACTGGCTGGCTTGGATCTCCAGGAAGAGGACATCAAGCAGATGGTGGAGAGTCCTGTGGTGCCACGCATCGTAGGCCAAGACTTGGAAGTGCTCAAAGCCAAGCAGCATCTGGCCTTGGCGCAGGTGCGCCACCAGCAGCTGCTGGACTTGGAAGCGCAGATTGGTGAGTTGCACGCTCTCTTCCTGCACCTGGAGATCCTGGTTGCAGAGCAGCAGGAGACCATCAACAGCATCGAGTACAATGTCCTGCATACCCTTGATTACATCTCTCAGTCGAACGAGGAGGTCAAGAAAGCCCTCAAATATGAGCGGCAGTCACGGTTATCTGCTGCGTTGTCTGCAGTGCTGGGCCTCTGCGCTTGCTGCACATGCCTTTCGTGTATGGCGACTCCGAGTGtgatgagctga